The genomic window ttggcagcgggtccttcagtgctgctgaagatttggagcgagtgaaggacccaccaccgaagcgCTGCTGAAGATTTGGaacaccgcccggtgagtacaagccccacatttTTTTAacgtgtttctttttttttttgtcttccctgccggggccctgtcgaaactgttcgaattgggcctcgcacttcctaaagccggccctgcccgctgCTCAGGCTGTGGATGGGCCCCATGTGGGTACTATTCCTAGCTGCAGATCCCACCCCAAGAAGAAACTTTCACCTGCACCTGGTCTGAGCTCCCGATGCCACCTGCCTCCCTCACTGCTGGGATCCCTCCTGGGCTCCACGCCCCACCGCACACTGCTGAGATCTCTCTTCTGGCCCCACCCacagcctgtgctccccacaccACCTCCCCCCAAAATTGCTGggatccctcctccatccccatcccccacctgTGCTCCCACAAGCTTGCCTCCACCATGCTGCACCTCCCATGCTGCCACCTCCCTCCCCTactgctgggatccctcccccatcctttcCTGTGCTCCCCACGCCAcctgcctcccccactgctgGGATCCCTCCCTGGCCTGCACTCCCCACACTCTCCCAATTAAACCACCTCTGATATGTGTGGGGAGGATAATTTTGAAACATGGGTGGTGTCAAGGCCACCCCTACCTCAGCCAGCAACTTAGCGACATAGTGGATCACATCAGAAATAAATTACCagagccctcctcccctgccccccgccaaGGACCTCAACTCTGgagcacccctcccccagtcacTCATGCACAGTGTCCGGCAGGCCGTGGGGGGATTTGAAGGCATCGGGGATGTCGCACTCCAGTTTGCAGATAACCTTGTAGATGGATTTCTTCCAGGAGGGGTCAGCATCACAGCCCTGGGAGATGGCACTAAAGAACTCACGCAGGGTGATCTGGGAGACCTCCAGGAACTTGCTGGGGATctgggtggggggaaaaaagacacaAGGGCATCACCCCATCAGGAATGGTGAAGCTTGGCGCAGGAGGGGTTTTATTTGGGCTCTTTTATTCTTCCCCCAAGGTCAGTTTCCTCTTGTCAATTGCTCCCATGCTGCCAAGATCACTCCAGACCTGCACTCCTCACCTCAGCTGGAATCCCTCCCCAATCCCCACCTTGGCCTGTGCTCCACTTCCCATCCACTTGCCTCACTGACGGGGCCCCTCCCAAATCTCCACCCGGTCTGTGCACCCCACGTTGCCTGCCTCCCTGCTGCCGGGTCCGCTGCCCACCTCGTAGTCATTGGCTTTGTTGTAGTGCTGGTTGAGGACACGTGCCAGCTCCGAGTCCCGGGTGACAGTCAGTGTCTCAGCGCTGAGCACCCCATCGCTCAATGCCTGGCGTGAGAACTTCTCCATCTGGATGTAGAAGAACTCCCGGAAGTTGCTGAACCACTTGATGAGCTGGGATGTGATGCAGCGATTGAACTAGCGGGACGGCAAGAGGAGAGAGACACTGTCATCAACACAGCCCTGGGCCTCAGTCCCCTAGTTCACTGAAAACGGAGAAGTAACCCACCTTCCCTGCCCTCCAACTCTCTGGGAAAAGGGAGGTCCAATCCCCCTGTGCTGTCCCCTATGACTCTGGGAAAAGAGGAGGCTGATTCCTGTTCTGCCCATTCCCTGGCAAGGAGGGGTTGTGATCCACCTGCATCTTTCATCACATGATCTACCTAAGTGTCTGTTTCTGGCAATAGGGTCAGAGGCGGGGAAGGGGCAAGGGACCCTCCCTCCACAGATGGATGCTGCTAGAGGACCTGCATGGGCCATAATCCATGGGGAGGGTCCATGGTCAAACTGTCCCAGAGTTTGGGAGGTTCTGAGGGACCCACCTTAACATCGGAGAAATAGGTCTTGAGCGTCCCGGAGCTGGGATAGCGAGTGTAGAAGAACATCAGCTTGGCCTTCTTCAAGTGCACAGGGGTGAGGCCCTCCTGGGAATGACGAGGTTAAGGAGCAACCAGGGGAAGGCTATAATGGGAGCACCTCAGTCAAAGGCCCTCCAGAGAGCAGACACCTCCCCCTCAAAGAAAGCAGTGACCGCTGCCCAcaagctgagaatagaacccaggagagtcctgactcccagcccctcttCCCTATTGTACCCCACGAATTTCATCTCTCGATCTCTtatccctgccctggcagctcgGCTCAGGCAGTCAAGGGAGAGGGGGGTCAGTGGAGGGCAGGTTGTGTGTGTGGGCTGAATATGTGTGGAgcagtgtgtatgggggggtttcaggggagggggcggcatgggggaggcagtcagggacgGGCAGTGTGTAGGGTGGGGGATAGTTGAGGGAGGGTGCAGCATGTAgggcaggaggcagtcaggagaGGGGGCAGCATGAATggcaggggacagcaggggaggaggcgtgTGTTGGGCAGGGGGCAGCGTGTAGGGAGGGAAGAGGTTGAGAGAGGAGGCAATGTGTAGGGCATGAGGCAGTTGGGGGAAGGGCAGTGTGTAGACCATGGGGCAGCGGGCAGCATatacagcagggggagggggcagtgggtagagcaggggacagcaggggagggggcagcatgtAGGGTgggaggcagcggggagggggcagcgggaGTGTCTTTGCCAGCCCACCCCCACTAATCCTGAGGATTATTCCCAGCAGGTGCCTAGTGGGTTTCAGGAGGAAGCTGTTTCCGAGCTGGTGCAATCAGCTTAGGGTCCAGCTCAGCCTGGTTAACCATTAAACCTACCCCAGGCCTCAGGGGACTAGCAGTGGGTGGGTGGTGTTGGGGGAGCAGGTGATTCTAACACCTGCCCTGCCAGCGCCTCACAGGTGGCAGCAAGatgtggagtggagcagggcagggccaggggaggggggctggctgagCTAATGGCAGGGCTCAGTCAGTGTATAGGGTGTGCGGGAGGTGGGGGGACAGGAATGTGTGTATGGGGGGTGGTGTATGCAGCatatgggctgggggagggagatggaagAGGCTGTGTGGGGATGTTCAGGTCAGTAAGTGTATATGAGGCAGGGGCCAGTATGTGGGATTTCAGCAGGGGGATGCCCATGTGTGGGTCTATGGGAAACAGTGCGTGCCTAGATGGTGAATGTGCGTTGGTTGgtttggggcagggtgtggggtggggggtcagtAGAGGATAGGTTGTGTGTGGGGGATGAATATGTGTGGGTTAGttgggagcaggggttggggggggcagtgtgtatgtgtgggttGGAGGGCACAGTGTGTGGGTCAGTGTGTGCATGGGGAGTGAATGTGTGTGGGTTAGTTTGGGGCAGTGTGTAGGGGCAGTGAGTGGAGGTCAGACTGTGTGAGTGGGTCAGGATGTGCATGGGGTGAATGTGTGTGGGTTAGTTTGGGGCAGAATATGGGGGGCAGGGCACGTATGAGGGGGTGAATGTGTGTGGGTTAGTTGTGGGCAGGGTGTGTGTATGGGTCAGTGGGgaacaggatgtgtgtgtgtgtgaggtatgTGGGTTACTTGGGGGCaggatgtgtgtgggggaagtggggggcagggatCAGACCCTCTCCCCACTCTACCCTGTTTCCTGGCTGGCTACTAAAGGATATTGAGGGCTTGTAGAGGGTTGGCTCCAGGCCATAGTGCGTCTCTGTGGCCTGGCTCTTGGGGAGCTGGTGGTCAGTCGGCCCTGTCAGCTGGAAGAGGGCACAGTGCGGCTGCAGCAGGTGGCGGGAGGACAGCTTGGTGCGCAGGCTCACACCCTCCCAGTAGGCCTCTCCCGCTGCTCTGTCCTTGAAGGCCGACAGGTATGGGGACACAGCCATGGGCTGGGGGAAGGTGCCGGCCACCAGCTCAGGGCAGGCATGGGGCAGGCTCTTCCTCACCACTAGGGGCAGTGCCTCTGTCTGGTCACTTGGGTAACTGCAGGGTGGCTCCTCCAGTGGGGGTTGCTGGCGGGAAAACACCTGCACGACTGTGTCCACCACCTGGGTCATGGCTGCCCCAAGCTCCtccttcagggcttcagccagggTGCCAGGGTGCCTACTCCCTCCCCCAGGACGCTGGGTGCTGGCTCCaactctgcctggctcctggGACCAGGCTGCTCCCACATTGCTTCCTTCCTCTCTAGCCACCCCGCTGTAGATCTGGCACAGTTTCTCCTGCAGCTGGAACACTTGCTCACGCATCTTCTCCAGCTGCTGCTTGAGCTGGCTCCGCTCCTGGGCCCGGCGGGAACGGCCGTACCCGGTGCCCCCTTCTTCCAGGCTCCCATCACGGTACGAGCTGCTGATGCTGCACACAATGTTCTCTACCCGGGCCCGCTTGGCCCAGGCAAAGTCCTTGGCACCTTCTGGATCAAGACCCCTCTTCGCTGGGACCTCCCTGTCTCCCTGGGAAGACTCGCCCGAGTCACAGGCCTCTGCCAGCTTGGCCTTCACACTCCTGCGCAGCCATTGGGAAATGAGATCACTGTCAGGGTAAGGGCCCGCCATGTCACCGCAGCCCCTAGGTTGGCTTAGCTGGTAGGCGGGGCCCTCCAACTGCTGCTCTTCTAGCCGCTCCAGCTTGAGATTGGTGCCAGAGAAGGACATCGTTGTTGGGAGTCTGCAAAAAAGATCGGACGCATGGGAGTTGGGAAGTCTGTCGTGCACCGTGCTCCTTCCTGCAGCACGGCGCACCCAGTACCGCTCTGGGGCAATAGGGTCAACATTGAATACAAgtggagagcgccccctactgagaaCCTGCCCCACTacttgcagcacagtgccccctggcaCCACACTAGGGCATTGGGATCAGCACTGATGGCAaagggagagcaccccctactgactCCCCCAACCTGCTCCTTCTTTGGCTTTTCTCAGTGGACCCTGCTCTgcattggtggtggtggtggtggaggtctGTTTCAACCCCAACCTAAGCGTGGGGCAGAAGCAGGGAAGGGGTTAATACAGCTGGCTTGTGCAGAAATCCCAGCTGGTGGACTTTGGGCTGTCAGGTTGGGGGAGGGTACAGGGCCATTTAAGGGCTGTAGGCAGAGGTGCCAGTGGGGCAAaggttcccttccccccccaagcAAACTCTCCCCCCTCATGGTCCCTGGCTAAAACAAACAGATCCCTGGCTGCTCCCTGAGAAGGCAACTGGGAGACACGTGTAGGCCTGATGCAAACCTAACAGCTCCCTATTCTGCACCACACACAGTGCCCCCAAATCTCCACAACTCCCACATCCCCTGCTGAGATCTCTGTCCCCACATCCACCCAGGCCTGAGCTATGGCAGATCTCCTAGTTCCCTGAGAGAGCTCTGTTCCCCTTCCAGCAGCCCCGCTCCAGCCTCGCCTCTGCTGAGATCCCCTCGCTGCCCTAGGCTGTGGCAGGCCATTCTGCCCCCCATGCCTGGGCTATGACAACCCGACCTTGACCCCTCCAACCCCTCCGGTTGAGATCCCTGTTCCCCAGTGATTCCCTAGGCCTGGACTAGGCAGCCCTTGCCTCAGACCCCCCTCCCCGACTCCTACATGGCCAGGAGGCTGCTCCCCATTTTGTTACCCTGACACaagagtgcaacccccccttctGAACTTTATAGTAAACAGACAACTCTCCTGCCTCCCTtctgccacacccccctgcatCCCCCAAACCAGACCCTGCCTCCCTCAGCATCCTCCACCTGTCTCCCCCAAGCCAACCCCTGCATCCTCCCACCCAGACCCTGCTTCCTTTCAGCCTTCCTACATCCTCCACCCAGACCTTCCCTGCTACCTTGCATTTCCCACCCGAGCTCtcccctaaccccctgcctccaagcctcttcctgcacccccccacagaCCTCCACCCAGACCTTCCTACCCCACAGCGCTGCATCCCCTCTGGCTCCCCTAATCACCCCAATCCCCCAGCCCTTTGCAACCCTGCTtcatcccctgcacccccccccagaCCTTCCctggccccaaaccctgagcattACCTGACCCAGACTctgcccccaactcccagccttcccctgctcGCCAACCCTTATATTCCAATTCCAGCTTCTCCTCACCCAGACCCTGCCTCCCCTCAACTCCCTCACCCTGCTCCTGAACCCCCATGCCCTCTGTTCCACCTCTCCCCAGCATCTCTGGGGTGCCCTGGAAGTCCCCAGTTGACTCTGCCCCTTTTGCTCATGCTGGCACCTGAAGGCAGGTGCCAGGGGCAGATGGTATTCTGACTCACCGCTTGGTAGCTGCCCACCCTCGGGAGAGCCCCTGAGCCCCGATCCCTGATGCCAGCTAGTCTCTGCCACACTGATTGACAGAGCCTGGAAGGACCTGGGTCATTCCTCTGGTGACATCACACCACGGGGACACAGCCCcacgtggggggaggggaatgccaGTGGCATGGGAGGAGCTGAATCATGATTGGGCAGAGGGTTATCCCCATGTCAATcctgggccagagtgggaggagggacaAGCTGGACCCAGATGCCAAAAGGAAGAGCCAAGTCCTGGAGACCagaaagggggaaggaaatgCTAGGAAACAAGTGAACACAggaacccactcccctcccagaactgaggagagaactcaggagtcctgactcagcCCTCCACTCTAACCCATTACAccttgctcccctcccagagctgaggatagaacccaggtatcctgactcccagcccccctgctctaacccattgCACCCCACTTCCTTCCCAGAGCTGGAGGGAGAACCCAGAGTCCTAACTCCAAGCTCCCACCTCTGACCCTGTCCCACCAGAGCCCACTGCACTTCCAGAGCTCGGATAGAACCcaagaatcctgactcccagctgccCCCATCTCCAGATCCTTGGCTAAGTCAGGTGGCTACAACCCTCGCCTCCCAGCTGCCACTCTGGGGTGCTGTAAATCACACCATAAATACAACGGTACTTCccctggggcagctggcagcCGGGGCAGCCTCGGAGCAGGAAGGGACGTGCCAGAATCCAAGGGGCCACAGAGTCAGTGTGTCTGTATGTGTAGGGTAAGGGGTCAGGATCAATGAGACCCaggtggggtgagggagagggaatCAACAGGGTCTGGGGGGTCCTAGATGGTTGGGATCTGTGGAGTccctaggggagggaaggggacagagagaatTGCAACCTAAAACTGACATTTATGGGGCAGTTGTTCAAACAGACAACCACCTCCCCTAAACACATGTACCCACTTGCATTCAGACACCCTCCTCATGCACAACCACACCCAGTGCTCACGGAGGCGTACCCACACTGCCTCACATAGGGCCCACTATCcagctgcccccactcccctccctgaatGGGGACAGAACCAGGCTTCCTGCCTCCCAAGCCCTGCTGTTCCAACTAAAGACATCACTCCCACccctgtggtggggagagaaccCTGGAGTTATGACTTCCATATCCCCAACCCTCAAtgctccaccctgctccctgggtCTTTAAGGGTCTGTTCCCCTCTCACCCTAGACCTGCTCCCCAGGGCTGGTGTAATAAGCTAACCCTGGAAGAAGACTTTAGCCAACCCATCAGGAATGCGGGTGGGATTAGTCTGGGCCTGAGGTCACCACAATAGCCACCCAGCCCCATACGGTGGGTGGCAGGCCAGGGCTTAGGCACAAGTGCTGTGTCTGCTCCTATATTCACGTCTCGATGCGTCCAAAGGATTTGTGCCCCCCCGCACCGCCTGGCCCATTCACTGCCTCCATTCAGCCCTTAATCTCCAGCCCCCACCCTGTGCCTCTTGTTTTCTGCTTGCTGGCATTATCAGGGCCTGTTTTCATGCCCCTTTGACACAGCCAGAGTTCCAGGGACCCACAGGGTCTTTGCACAGAGTTGCATGCCCCAGTggagggagctgttcccctgggggaaaggaggggaagtcTCGGGTCTTCCCAGTCCCTCTCCTCCCATGGATCTGGGAAtagaagtcctgactcccagcagccCAGCTGTGATCACTAAACTCCACTCTCCTGCCCATAAGGTCTTTAAGCATCTAGTCCCCCCAACCCACACATCCGCCTTATATCTGTTCCCTACCTGGGGCAATTCTGGAAGGTGCACAGGGTGGCAAGCTCCCTTGCACACTGGCATACAGATCCTCCTGGTTCTCTGTGACCAGTGCCATAGATGGCCCATGGGACCAGAGACCTGCCAGGTCCTTTCACGTGTGAACACATGGTACCCATTGAGCCAGGCACTGACCCACAATGGGGATCCGAACCCCTGTCATGCTGAGTGCTGCAGACCCATGACTGAGACTGAGGCCCCTGTGATTCTGAGTGCTGCACAATTCCCAGCTggacaggcactgcacagacacagagtgagagacagtctcctgccctgaagagttttcaGTCATGGCAAAAGGCAGGATTATTCTTCCCATTTGTCAGACAGGCAACTTGAGTCACCGAGTGGATTACCACCAATGGAAttgcagcagagccagaaattgaacccagcTGTCCTGAGTTTCAGGCCAGCAGCCTAGCCCCTGGAGCACCACTTAAAGGGGCAGATGTGACCCATCTGGATCATTGCGGAACAGAGTCACCTGCTCTGATGATGGCGAAATTCCCCAGACTAATAAAGCTTCAGATAAGCAGATGCATAAATCTCCTGGGAGAGACAAGTCCCTCATCCATTACCTGAGGATCTGTCACTTACCCTGTCACACACATCACAGGCAGGAGTTTCCCAGGGGCTGGAAGGTCCCAGCTTATCAGTCCCAGCTGGGCCCCGTGAGAACATGGGCCTCCAGTTCCTCTTGAGAGGCTGCTGCGTGTTTGCCTGAGTTGTTTTAAGATTTAATTGGACATCataaaggggagggagggagaggcacctTGGAGGGAAATAAACAAAGCCCGGATTCTCAGGCTGTCGGATTCTGAGTTATAGAcaccccccacccatcctggggatACACAAGGGTGcctgggaatgggacatggggtttTTCCTATCTAGACGGTGCTAGCTAGCTCCAGTCTGGCCCCAGAGTgggagactggctggctcaggaggcCTGGGAATAGGATACAGCACCTTTcacctctagggggcgctggcttccatcCAGCCCCAGCTGAGGGGGACTGGCTAGCTCAGAGGGGTTGGGAATGGGGTATGGGTCCTTTCCTCTTCAGGGGACGTCAGCTTGGATCCAGCcacaaggcaggaaatggaatatggggcctttcccctctaagAGGCACCAGCTCCAATCCAGTCCCAGAACAGCAGGCCTGGCTAGCTCAGAGGGGCTTGGAGATAGGATATGGAGCCTTTCCCCTATAGGGGGCCCTAGCTCAGATGTGGCCTTACGGCAGATAGACTGGCTggttcaggggggtggggaatgggacacaagccttccccatccccattACGGGGCggtggctctgatccagccccagggcagggggactCGCTGGCTCATGGGGGTGGCAAATGGCACAAAGGGCCTTTCCTCTCCAAGGAGAACCGGCTCTGATCTGGCCCCAGACCAGGGAGACCAGCGGGCTCCAGGAGGCGGGGAGTGGGAAACAGGAAACAGTGGGAAATCCCTTTTCTGTCTGAGCACACCCTCCTCAGGTCTCCAGCCTTCAGCCTTCGCCTCTCTTGGGGAAGAATCTTGTGATTCTTCTACTCTTGGCCTGGGTGCCGGGCTACAGCTGGGCCCATCCTGGGCCTGCTGGGTTCAAGCATTGGCAGATCTTCCCTCTGGGAGCCTGTGACTAGTGGGTTACAGCCACCCCAAAGAGCCTTTGTCAAACCCAGGTATTGATGACTGAACCACAGGAACAAAGCACAAAGGAAAACATTCTATCCCAACCAACAGCCTAGGCGCGTGGCTGTGGCTCTCTTTCCTGGCGTCTAATCATGCTTCTGGTGGGCATCCTGGCAGGGCACactgccccccacacctccacaCAAGCAGGCCTCAGGCTTCAGTCTCAAAAACCTGGGTCTCTTTAAACCTTCCCAAGACTTGAgattcccaccctgctcccagagctggggatagaacccaggagtcctggctcccaccccagccctcccctcACTCTAAACCATTAGTCTCTACTCTACTCTCTGAGATCCTCTGGCAAGGACCTGTGTGTATCCCAACCCTCAGacaccacacacacaacccccattCCACAGTCaaattctctcacacacacacacacacaccccctgcctcaCAAAGCCCCCACTTGTGAAACCTCACAGACAACCCATCCCCCAGCAACACCATATGACTCTCCACATACACACAATGCAACCACACACACTCCCCCTAGACAAATGCAAACTCCCATTTATTCCCAATGATTCATTCACTTCCCCTCATGCACCACCTCACAACACTGCATACTCAGCTCCCCATGACATTAACACAATGCTCCAGCATGGCAGACCCACACCacacagaggtggattaaggtttcgtggggccctgggccaaagCAAAtaggctgccccctccccacaccttccGCCTGTGGTCCCACCCCTGTTCTGTCTGTG from Gopherus flavomarginatus isolate rGopFla2 chromosome 6, rGopFla2.mat.asm, whole genome shotgun sequence includes these protein-coding regions:
- the LOC127053836 gene encoding prospero homeobox protein 1-like; translated protein: MSFSGTNLKLERLEEQQLEGPAYQLSQPRGCGDMAGPYPDSDLISQWLRRSVKAKLAEACDSGESSQGDREVPAKRGLDPEGAKDFAWAKRARVENIVCSISSSYRDGSLEEGGTGYGRSRRAQERSQLKQQLEKMREQVFQLQEKLCQIYSGVAREEGSNVGAAWSQEPGRVGASTQRPGGGSRHPGTLAEALKEELGAAMTQVVDTVVQVFSRQQPPLEEPPCSYPSDQTEALPLVVRKSLPHACPELVAGTFPQPMAVSPYLSAFKDRAAGEAYWEGVSLRTKLSSRHLLQPHCALFQLTGPTDHQLPKSQATETHYGLEPTLYKPSISFSSQPGNREGLTPVHLKKAKLMFFYTRYPSSGTLKTYFSDVKFNRCITSQLIKWFSNFREFFYIQMEKFSRQALSDGVLSAETLTVTRDSELARVLNQHYNKANDYEIPSKFLEVSQITLREFFSAISQGCDADPSWKKSIYKVICKLECDIPDAFKSPHGLPDTVHE